In Huiozyma naganishii CBS 8797 chromosome 5, complete genome, the genomic window CGCTGACAAGAAATATTCTTCACTTGCAGACGGTGCCAACGGAGAATCTGGGGTGTTCAACGCTGTGAACGCTATTGGGACAATTCTTATCAGCACTGACGCGTCAGGGACAATCCGTGTATTCAGGTCAGATATCCCTACACGAATTCGGAACAGAGTGTTGCAAAAACTGCAGGAAAGCAACCTTGAATCTCATAGACATGCCCACAGTTCCGCGTCTTTGTCCTCTTTGAGCAGAAATAACAGCTTTCACGGGTCTATATCGTCCATGATGAGAGCTCACTCGTACAGTAGTTTACCTCATCTGACCAACACCGCCAGAAGCAACATGGGCAGTAGGtgcagtttttcaaaaccaAGGGCGTCTTTATCTAGGTCTCCATCTTGTAACAGCCACAAGGACCTGTTCCACGGAACTTTGACCCCCATTTATTCAGGCTCCAAAAGGGATTTGACTGTGCAACCAAACGGGACTGTATCGCCACTAACACTCAATGACTCTCACCACAACCTGAGCGCCCTAGTTGGGTACAAATGTGACGTTTGTCAGGGAACATCCTTCGCCCAGACTTCCAAAAGGGGCCAGGGCAAACGCGATAGCGGGGCGTATTTTTGCCAGGATTGTGGTACCGTTCTTAACAACTTTAGGTAAATGGAAGAGCAGTAACAACTTTACCACCTATAGCATTTGTATTACAGGACCACCTTCATCTGAACGTCTTTTGATCCGCTGGTCAACGATCGTGTTGTGTTGGCGGCTAATTGCATGCTTTAttaaaaaaagtatataTTTATTCATAAATTCGATGAAGTGTTTAAAGGGAAAGTTCGACTTACTAGGATTTCtaacagaaagaagagTATCATGCTGATCAAGTTATATTTGGAGGCCCCGATTGTTTGGTTCTTCACCTTGATACTAGAAATCGTCCGCCAAGTGATCTATGGGCTGAAGCACACGATGCAAGAGGCCATTTCGGCGTTTTGCAACCAATCTCCAATCTCCAAAGTTGTTTTAGTGGTCCAGAATAGTTTGGTGTACGCGCTAAGGGTAGGCCCCGTTCCAGATCATGTTTCCTTTGTTATGGATGGGAACAGGAGGTTTGCCAACTTAAAAAAGCTCCCATTAAAGGAAGGACACGAGGCAGGTGGGGCGACCTTTTTAAAGCTAGTCTACATTTGTAAGAGAATTGGAGTGAAATGTATCAGTTGCTATGCTTTCTCTATAGAAAACTTCAATAGGTCTCAGGAAGAGATTGACACATTAATGGAATTGTTTTCCCGGAAACTAAGTGAATTCGCAGAGAAGGCAAAAGATCACCAAGATGCCCTACACGGCTGCAAGATAAATGTCGTTGGAAACAAATCCCTTCTTTCAGCTAAACTGAGAACACAAATAAAGGAAGTGGAAAAACTCACAGACACTGGGAAtacaaaattttcactttacATATGTTTCCCCTACACATCAAGAGACGAAATAACGACATCAATTATGAAGAATGTGGCAGCTACCCGATCTACACCTTCGACAACTGAAATCTCAGAGGAAACACTGACCAATAATATGCATTTAGGTCCGTTCTCTAATACTTGCGATATCCTGATTAGAACAAGTGGCCACAAGAGATTATCTGACTACATGTTGTGGGAGTCCCACGAAAATGCTACTATTGAATTCGATAACACTTTATGGCCCAGTTTCGGGTTTAccaaaatatttttcataATGTTGAAGTGGTCATACTACAAAAATATCCAACAGTACAGCGAAACAAGTTTCTCGCTGAGAAAAGAGATTTTACGCTCATGCCATAACTTCGTCAAGCCAGTATCCGTTCCACTTCAATCATTAGCTGCTGCACCACCCGCTGTAACGGTTACTAAAAAGAAAGCTTAAATGTTCTCTTTTTCGAAATTGTTCAATATCTTTCTACTTGGATCTGATTTATTCTCTAAGACTTAGAAGTTGTTAACAGCACATGTCCTGAAATGTTGGCAAATACAGCTCCAACAGTGCAGTCCCTCTCTTTATTCTGttattgtttttttttaataGCTTTTATAACCTATTTTTATATTGTTTGAATTAGCTGGTACTTGAATATAAAATGTTTGAGTTTGGCGGCTGGTCCCTCTCTCACCAAGAAAAGATCACCAATAAGTAGTGCTTTCAATCCTCCAATGAACCGACATCAATACTTTCCGCCTCGTGGGTATCCCCCCTGtcaacttcttcattgACATtcgtggtggtggtggtggtggtgttttCACCTTCAGTGTTGCCCGTCGTACTTATGTTGACTGTGGGGTTAGCTCCGATCGTCGTGGATGCAGTGACGGCTGCGCTCAAATTCCCAGACCTGCTGGGTGTTATAG contains:
- the SRT1 gene encoding ditrans,polycis-polyprenyl diphosphate synthase (similar to Saccharomyces cerevisiae SRT1 (YMR101C); ancestral locus Anc_2.452), with the protein product MLIKLYLEAPIVWFFTLILEIVRQVIYGLKHTMQEAISAFCNQSPISKVVLVVQNSLVYALRVGPVPDHVSFVMDGNRRFANLKKLPLKEGHEAGGATFLKLVYICKRIGVKCISCYAFSIENFNRSQEEIDTLMELFSRKLSEFAEKAKDHQDALHGCKINVVGNKSLLSAKLRTQIKEVEKLTDTGNTKFSLYICFPYTSRDEITTSIMKNVAATRSTPSTTEISEETLTNNMHLGPFSNTCDILIRTSGHKRLSDYMLWESHENATIEFDNTLWPSFGFTKIFFIMLKWSYYKNIQQYSETSFSLRKEILRSCHNFVKPVSVPLQSLAAAPPAVTVTKKKA